One window of the Colletotrichum destructivum chromosome 6, complete sequence genome contains the following:
- a CDS encoding uncharacterized protein (Putative zn(2)Cys(6) fungal-type DNA-binding domain, transcription factor domain, fungi): MGSPTPQPNAANPKSPMPRKRKRGRHAVACESCHRRKQRCNGSRPCFNCERRGVGPSCSYSHLDEGDRRGTSRQQAPTQVSPAVNFETPISPPSTSEIPPQEPERPDGSSASGTIPSRSSSRGGRRQGDSGQDQQSESLVGNLFKSRDAPSFFGSSYFGPQAAAKIIQAPAPELSSGLSQKGQAGSTHSFRDEDGPFSQIWELLGLLPRKKSTCDRLTDCFLHELNWAIDAVQPRSFKAKYETFWSRKFGFDDFATIDLRWLALLFIVMAYGVLLDCPKPRNKEVQREVYDTSQRFYWAARRAIVIAPTFYGESTDLVRAGVLVTRYLIYTRRVPESWLTTSFAMRMAQAQGMHIDGERWRLPRKETETRRRLWSNLYMLDKTIALALGRPFAIVDQQCLVKQASNVWLDDLDDEEAAGVPEAPLSEPTASVFSRLAHELAVVVGKIQERCFGLFTVSYETVLTLDKEIEAWSGSLPPYFELEDPDRDKDDRLPFLPWQRLHLHSMYHFARVTLHRPFLLRQSITNRYKHSHDVCIASACADLEMGLKLFGQPLNDRLKWSLGPHNLFNSALVLGIIAVRDPHSRRSQAILEDLAAYCEMQRNDVWLNEFALAEVKIVELCVKKARQSQPPPPPGTLVPLALASASPSRRPSQPAGPTPVMQTQPQLPVESPDFDPLMAGLGLPYSTTSAQMTWDDPGFFLPESGDLSQWEHVLNTIMHDQTSV; this comes from the exons ATGGGTTCACCGACGCCCCAGCCCAACGCGGCAAACCCGAAATCTCCGATGCCTCGCAAGAGGAAGCGAGGACGGCACGCCGTTGCGTGCGAGTCGTGTCATCGGCGAAAACAAAGG TGCAATGGATCACGGCCATGCTTCAACTGCGAACGGCGAGGCGTCGGCCCGTCTTGTTCCTACAGCCACCTAGATGAAGGTGACCGGAGAGGAACATCACGTCAACAAGCACCGACCCAAGTTTCGCCGGCTGTCAACTTCGAAACGCCAATATCTCCCCCGTCCACAAGCGAAATCCCACCTCAAGAACCCGAAAGACCCGATGGATCTTCGGCATCTGGCACGATTCCCTCGAGATCTTCAAGCAGGGGAGGAAGACGCCAAGGCGACAGTGGCCAGGACCAGCAGTCGGAGTCGCTCGTTGGCAACCTCTTCAAGAGCCGCGATGCGCCATCGTTCTTCGGTTCCTCCTACTTCGGCCCTCAAGCCGCGGCCAAGATCATCCAGGCCCCCGCGCCGGAGCTCTCGTCCGGCCTGAGCCAGAAGGGCCAAGCGGGTTCGACGCACTCGttccgggacgaggacgggcCATTCTCGCAGATCTGGGAGCTgctcggcctgctgccgcgcAAGAAGTCGACCTGCGATCGGCTGACGGACTGCTTCCTCCACGAACTCAACTgggccatcgacgccgtgcAGCCGAGGTCCTTCAAGGCCAAGTACGAGACCTTCTGGTCCCGCAAGTTCGGTTTCGACGACTTCGCCACCATCGACCTGCGCTGGCTGGCCCTGCTGTTCATCGTCATGGCCTACGGCGTGCTCCTGGACTGCCCGAAGCCGCGGAACAAGGAGGTCCAGCGGGAGGTCTACGACACCTCGCAGCGCTTCTACTGGGCCGCTCGCAGAGCCATCGTCATCGCGCCGACCTTCTACGGCGAGTCCACCGACCTTGTCCGCGCCGGTGTCCTCGTGACCCGCTACCTCATCTACACGCGCCGTGTGCCGGAGTCATGGCTCACAACCAGCTTCGCGATGCGCATggcccaggcccagggcATGCacatcgacggcgagagATGGCGGCTTCCCCGAAAGGAGACCGAGACGAGACGCCGGCTGTGGAGTAACCTTTACATGCTCGACAAgaccatcgccctcgcccttggACGCCCCTTTGCCATAGTCGACCAGCAGTGTCTGGTGAAGCAGGCCTCCAACGTGTGGCTTGATGATCTGGACGATGAGGAAGCCGCCGGTGTCCCCGAGGCACCCCTCTCAGAGCCGACTGCGAGCGTCTTCAGCCGGCTTGCCCACGagctcgccgttgtcgtcggcaaGATCCAGGAGCGGTGTTTCGGCCTGTTCACCGTATCCTACGAGACAGTCTTGACACTCGATAAAGAGATCGAAGCCTGGAGTGGCAGCTTACCGCCGTACTTTGAGCTGGAGGACCCCGACAGAGACAAAGACGATCGCCTGCCCTTCTTACCCTGGCAGAGGCTCCATCTGCACAGCATGTACCACTTCGCCAGGGTCACCCTCCACCGCCCGTTCCTCCTCCGGCAGTCCATCACGAACAGGTACAAGCACAGCCACGACGTCTGCATCGCGTCCGCCTGCGCGGACCTCGAGATGGGCCTCAAGCTCTTCGGCCAGCCCCTCAACGACCGCCTGAAGTGGAGCCTGGGCCCGCACAACCTCTTCAACAGCGCCCTGgtcctcggcatcatcgccgtccgcgacccGCACTCGCGGCGGTCCCAGGCCatcctcgaggacctggcgGCGTACTGCGAGATGCAGAGGAACGACGTGTGGCTCAACGAGttcgccctggccgaggtcAAGATCGTCGAGCTGTGCGTGAAGAAGGCCCGGCAGTCgcagccaccgccgccgcccggcacGTTGGTCCCGCTGGCTCTCGCATCCGCGTCGCCGAGTAGGAGACCTTCGCAGCCGGCCGGGCCGACGCCCGTGATGCAAACGCAGCCCCAGCTGCCGGTCGAGAGCCCGGACTTTGACCCTCTGATGGCCGGGCTGGGCCTCCCGTATAGTACGACGAGTGCGCAGATGACTTGGGATGACCCGGGCTTCTTTCTTCCTGAGAGCGGAGACTTGTCACAGTGGGAACATgtcctcaacaccatcatgCATGATCAGACGAGCGTTTAA